The Pseudomonas azadiae genome includes a window with the following:
- a CDS encoding extracellular solute-binding protein, translating to MKRPLLLLISLALSFAANATITESHGYTQFGRLKYPAKFTHFDWVNPAAPKGGTLRVMAFGTFDTLNPYTFKGSSPVSTPNFLQYGVNELNEPLMVGTGQYAPSGDEPTSSYGLIAQSVEYSEDRSWVVFNLRPQARFHDGKPITAYDVAFSYRTLLTEGHPQYRTNLQEVARVDILNRHRIRFVFKRAGNPLLILRLGELPVLPQHYWKNRDFKATTFEPPLGSGPYRISKVTPGRQLVFERVKDYWGKDLPVNQGFYNYNKVEVEFYRDSDVAFEAFKAGEFDIYIEHQAKNWANGYNFPAVNRGEVIKAQIAHQIPTQSQGLFMNTRRPAFSQTKVREAMGLMFDFEWTNGTLFSGAYKRTLSYYPNSEFSATGLPVGHEWLMLSPYREQLPAPLFTQAFSLPRTDGRGIPRETLRRALALLGEAGWKLSGQRLLNKEGQPLRFEILLVNPNLERILQPYVENLISIGIDARLRTVDRAQYKQRLDQFDFDMILITLNQTLSPGLEQWQYFHSSQAAIKGSKNYAGIANPIVDHLLEQLLAAQTREEQLAAGRALDRVLLWQHYSIPNWYLNYHRLAYRNRFAFVTTPPYSLGLSAWWLKASEKAQ from the coding sequence TTGAAGCGTCCCCTACTTCTACTAATAAGTCTGGCCTTGAGCTTTGCTGCGAACGCGACGATCACCGAGAGCCACGGTTATACGCAGTTCGGCAGGCTCAAGTACCCGGCCAAATTCACCCACTTCGATTGGGTAAACCCCGCAGCGCCGAAAGGCGGGACATTGCGGGTGATGGCCTTTGGCACTTTCGATACGCTAAACCCCTATACCTTCAAGGGCTCGAGCCCGGTCTCAACCCCCAATTTCCTGCAATACGGCGTCAATGAGCTGAACGAGCCATTGATGGTCGGCACCGGCCAGTACGCACCGTCCGGCGACGAACCCACCTCCAGCTATGGGCTGATCGCCCAGTCGGTGGAGTACAGCGAGGACCGCAGTTGGGTGGTGTTCAACCTGCGCCCGCAGGCGCGCTTCCACGATGGCAAGCCGATCACCGCCTATGACGTGGCGTTCTCCTATCGCACCCTGCTGACCGAAGGCCACCCGCAGTACCGCACCAACCTGCAGGAAGTGGCGCGGGTCGATATCCTCAACCGTCACCGCATCCGTTTTGTGTTCAAGCGCGCCGGCAACCCACTGCTGATCCTGCGCCTGGGCGAGCTGCCGGTATTGCCCCAGCACTATTGGAAAAACCGCGACTTCAAGGCAACCACCTTCGAACCGCCGCTGGGCAGCGGCCCGTACCGCATCAGCAAGGTCACCCCCGGCCGGCAATTGGTGTTCGAACGGGTCAAGGACTATTGGGGCAAAGACCTGCCGGTCAACCAGGGCTTCTATAATTACAACAAGGTCGAAGTGGAGTTCTATCGCGACAGCGACGTGGCCTTCGAAGCCTTCAAGGCCGGCGAATTCGATATCTACATCGAGCACCAGGCCAAGAACTGGGCCAACGGCTACAACTTCCCGGCGGTAAACCGGGGCGAGGTGATCAAGGCGCAAATTGCCCACCAGATCCCGACCCAAAGCCAGGGTCTGTTCATGAACACCCGACGGCCGGCCTTCAGCCAGACCAAGGTGCGCGAAGCGATGGGGCTGATGTTCGACTTCGAGTGGACCAACGGCACCCTGTTCAGCGGTGCCTACAAACGTACCCTGAGCTACTACCCCAACAGCGAATTTTCAGCGACCGGCCTGCCGGTGGGCCATGAATGGCTGATGCTTTCACCTTACCGCGAACAGTTGCCGGCACCATTGTTCACCCAAGCCTTCAGCCTACCGCGCACCGATGGCCGCGGCATCCCCCGCGAGACCCTGCGCCGCGCCCTCGCCCTGCTTGGCGAAGCCGGCTGGAAGTTGTCCGGGCAACGCCTGCTGAACAAGGAGGGGCAACCGCTGCGCTTCGAGATCCTGCTGGTCAACCCGAACCTGGAGCGCATCCTGCAGCCCTATGTCGAGAACCTGATCAGCATCGGTATCGATGCGCGCCTGCGCACCGTCGACCGCGCCCAGTACAAACAGCGCCTGGATCAATTCGACTTCGACATGATCCTGATTACCCTCAACCAGACCCTCAGCCCGGGCCTGGAGCAGTGGCAGTATTTCCACTCCAGCCAGGCCGCGATCAAGGGCAGCAAGAACTACGCAGGCATCGCCAACCCGATTGTCGATCACTTGCTCGAACAACTGCTGGCGGCGCAAACCCGCGAAGAACAACTGGCCGCCGGCCGCGCCCTGGACCGGGTGCTGCTGTGGCAGCACTACAGCATTCCCAACTGGTACCTCAATTATCATCGCCTGGCGTACCGCAACCGGTTCGCCTTTGTCACCACGCCGCCCTATAGCCTGGGCCTGAGCGCATGGTGGCTGAAAGCCTCGGAGAAAGCCCAATGA
- a CDS encoding extracellular solute-binding protein, giving the protein MMHLRNALLGSLLLCTAAQAAPQHALTLYNEPPKYPADFKHFDYVNPDAPKGGTFRESAMGGFDSLNPWISKGVPADNIGLIYDTLAMQSLDEPITEYGLVAGKIEKAPDNSWVRFYLRPEARFHDGHPIRAEDVVFSFQELIKEGSPIYRTYYADVDEVIAEDPLKVLFKFKRTNNRELPLILGQLPVLPKHWWATRDFAKGNLEIPLGSGPYKVAEVKPGRMIRYERVKDYWAKDLPVTKGFYNFDNRITDYYRDSTVSLEALKAGQFDYWQEFSAKNWANAYNIPAVAEGRLIKEEIPNGNPTGMQGFVFNMRKPMFQDVRVRKAISLLLDFEWSNKQLFNGAYTRTRSYFENSEMAATGLPGPDELKILEPLRDKIPPEVFTQAFEPSKTDGSGMIRAQQREAYQLLQEAGWRIKDDKMVDTDGKPVVIEFLLAQTEFERILLPFKRNLADLGIDLVIRRVDVSQFINRIRSRDFDMLVGSFPQSTSPGNEQREFWKSSSADKPGSRNYMGLKDPAVDQLVEQLIDADSRKSLVAHAKALDRVLQFGYYVIPNWHIKTFRVAYWDHLGHPKVPPRYDVGTATWWAKPDVKPAVTLDTRTETSADSASGGD; this is encoded by the coding sequence ATGATGCATCTGCGCAACGCACTGCTTGGCAGCCTGTTGCTGTGCACTGCGGCCCAGGCCGCTCCGCAACATGCGCTGACGCTGTACAACGAACCGCCCAAGTACCCTGCCGACTTCAAGCACTTCGACTACGTCAACCCGGACGCGCCCAAGGGTGGCACCTTCCGCGAGTCGGCCATGGGCGGCTTCGACAGCCTCAACCCATGGATCAGCAAGGGCGTGCCGGCCGACAACATCGGCCTGATCTACGACACCCTGGCCATGCAAAGCCTCGACGAGCCGATCACCGAATACGGACTGGTCGCCGGCAAGATCGAAAAGGCCCCGGACAACAGTTGGGTGCGCTTCTATCTGCGCCCCGAAGCGCGTTTCCATGATGGCCACCCGATCCGCGCCGAAGACGTGGTGTTTTCCTTTCAGGAACTGATCAAGGAAGGTTCGCCGATCTACCGCACGTACTATGCCGACGTCGACGAAGTGATCGCCGAAGACCCGCTGAAGGTGCTGTTCAAGTTCAAGCGTACCAACAACCGCGAATTGCCGTTGATCCTCGGCCAGTTGCCGGTATTGCCCAAGCATTGGTGGGCCACCCGTGATTTCGCCAAGGGCAACCTCGAAATACCGCTGGGCAGCGGGCCGTACAAGGTGGCCGAGGTCAAGCCTGGGCGCATGATCCGCTACGAGCGGGTCAAGGACTACTGGGCCAAGGACCTGCCGGTCACCAAAGGCTTCTACAACTTCGATAACCGCATCACTGACTATTACCGTGACAGCACCGTGTCCCTCGAAGCCTTGAAGGCCGGGCAGTTCGATTACTGGCAGGAATTCAGCGCCAAGAACTGGGCCAACGCCTACAACATCCCGGCAGTGGCCGAAGGTCGCTTGATCAAGGAAGAAATCCCCAACGGCAACCCGACCGGGATGCAGGGTTTTGTGTTCAATATGCGCAAGCCGATGTTCCAGGACGTACGCGTGCGCAAGGCTATCAGCCTGTTGCTGGATTTCGAGTGGAGCAACAAACAGCTGTTCAACGGTGCCTATACGCGCACCCGCAGTTACTTCGAAAACTCCGAGATGGCTGCCACCGGCCTGCCCGGCCCGGATGAGCTGAAGATCCTCGAGCCGCTACGCGACAAGATCCCACCCGAAGTCTTCACCCAGGCCTTCGAGCCGTCCAAGACCGACGGCAGCGGCATGATCCGCGCTCAGCAGCGCGAGGCTTACCAGCTGCTGCAGGAAGCCGGCTGGCGCATCAAGGACGACAAGATGGTCGACACCGACGGCAAACCGGTGGTGATCGAATTCCTGCTGGCGCAGACCGAGTTCGAGCGCATCCTCCTGCCGTTCAAGCGCAACCTGGCCGACCTGGGCATTGACCTGGTTATCCGCCGGGTGGACGTCTCGCAGTTCATCAACCGTATCCGCTCGCGAGACTTCGACATGCTGGTGGGCAGTTTCCCGCAGTCCACCTCGCCGGGTAACGAGCAACGCGAGTTCTGGAAATCCTCCAGCGCCGACAAACCCGGCAGCCGCAACTACATGGGCCTCAAGGATCCGGCCGTCGACCAACTGGTGGAACAGTTGATCGACGCCGACTCACGCAAAAGCCTGGTGGCCCATGCCAAGGCGCTGGATCGGGTGCTGCAGTTCGGCTACTACGTGATTCCCAACTGGCACATCAAGACCTTCCGCGTGGCGTACTGGGATCACCTGGGCCATCCGAAAGTCCCGCCACGCTACGACGTCGGCACCGCCACCTGGTGGGCAAAGCCCGACGTAAAACCTGCGGTCACGCTGGACACACGCACAGAAACGAGCGCCGATTCGGCGAGCGGAGGCGATTGA
- a CDS encoding microcin C ABC transporter permease YejB — translation MLAYIVRRLLLIIPTLFGILLINFLIIQAAPGGPVEQMIAKLEGFEGATSRIAGGGAEVSVAGSSSYRGAQGLDPALIKEIEKMYGFDKSAPERLWIMVKNYAQLDFGDSFFRDAKVIDLIKEKMPVSISLGLWSTLIMYLVSIPLGIAKATRHGSHFDVWTSSAIIVGYAIPAFLFAILLIVVFAGGSYFDWFPLRGLTSNNFDELSWGGKILDYFWHLALPITALVIGNFATMTLLTKNSFLDEINKQYVVTAKAKGLTNHRVLYGHVFRNAMLLVIAGFPSAFIGIFFTGSLLVEVIFSLDGLGLMSFEAAINRDYPVVFGTLFIFTLLGLIVKLIGDLTYTLVDPRIDFSSREH, via the coding sequence ATGCTGGCCTATATTGTTCGCCGTCTGTTGCTGATCATCCCCACGCTGTTCGGGATCTTGCTGATCAACTTTTTGATCATCCAGGCCGCCCCCGGTGGCCCGGTGGAACAGATGATCGCCAAGCTCGAAGGCTTTGAGGGCGCCACCAGCCGTATCGCCGGCGGCGGCGCCGAGGTATCGGTGGCCGGTTCCAGCAGCTACCGTGGCGCCCAGGGCCTGGACCCGGCGCTGATCAAGGAAATCGAAAAGATGTACGGCTTCGACAAATCGGCGCCGGAACGCTTGTGGATCATGGTCAAGAACTACGCGCAACTGGATTTTGGCGACAGCTTTTTCCGTGACGCCAAGGTTATCGACCTGATCAAGGAAAAGATGCCGGTGTCCATCTCCCTCGGGTTGTGGAGCACGCTGATCATGTACCTGGTGTCGATTCCGCTGGGCATCGCCAAGGCCACGCGTCACGGCAGCCATTTCGACGTGTGGACCAGCTCGGCAATCATCGTCGGCTATGCGATCCCGGCCTTCCTGTTTGCGATCCTGTTGATCGTGGTGTTTGCCGGCGGCAGTTACTTTGACTGGTTCCCCCTGCGTGGGCTGACGTCGAACAACTTCGACGAGCTGAGCTGGGGCGGCAAGATCCTCGACTATTTCTGGCACCTGGCGCTGCCCATCACGGCATTGGTGATCGGCAACTTTGCCACCATGACCCTGCTGACCAAGAACAGCTTCCTCGATGAAATCAACAAGCAGTACGTGGTCACCGCCAAAGCCAAGGGCCTGACCAACCATCGCGTGCTGTACGGCCATGTATTTCGCAACGCGATGCTGCTGGTGATCGCCGGCTTCCCGTCGGCATTCATCGGGATTTTCTTCACCGGCTCCTTGCTGGTGGAGGTGATTTTCTCCCTCGACGGCCTGGGCCTGATGAGCTTTGAAGCCGCGATCAACCGCGATTACCCGGTGGTGTTCGGCACATTGTTTATCTTCACCCTGCTGGGGCTGATCGTGAAGCTGATCGGCGACCTCACCTACACCCTGGTCGATCCGCGTATCGACTTTTCCAGCCGGGAGCATTGA
- a CDS encoding ABC transporter permease — protein sequence MNLSPLNRRRFERFKANKRGWWSLWLFLLLFGLSLGAELIANDKPLVVHYDDGWYFPALKRYPETTFGGEFPLEANYKSPYIQELLKAKDAWTLWAPIPFSYQSINYDLKVPAPAPPSSVNLLGTDDQGRDVLARVIYGFRVSVLFALTLTVLSSIIGVIAGALQGFYGGWVDLAGQRFLEIWSGLPVLYLLIILASFVQPNFWWLLGIMLLFSWMSLVDVVRAEFLRGRNLEYVRAARALGMQNGAIMFRHILPNAMVSTMTFMPFILTGAIGTLTALDFLGFGLPAGSPSLGELVAQGKSNLQAPWLGMSAFAVLAIMLSLLVFIGESARDAFDPRK from the coding sequence ATGAATCTGTCCCCCCTCAATCGCCGTCGGTTCGAACGGTTCAAGGCCAACAAGCGTGGCTGGTGGTCGCTGTGGCTGTTTTTGCTGCTGTTCGGGCTGAGCCTGGGCGCCGAGCTGATCGCCAATGACAAGCCGCTGGTGGTGCACTACGACGACGGCTGGTACTTCCCGGCGCTCAAGCGCTACCCGGAGACCACCTTTGGCGGCGAATTCCCGCTGGAGGCCAACTACAAGAGCCCGTATATCCAGGAACTGCTCAAGGCCAAGGACGCCTGGACCTTGTGGGCGCCGATCCCGTTCAGTTACCAGAGCATCAACTACGACCTCAAGGTGCCGGCGCCGGCGCCGCCCTCGAGCGTCAACCTGCTGGGCACCGATGATCAGGGCCGCGATGTGCTGGCTCGGGTGATCTACGGCTTTCGCGTGTCGGTGCTGTTTGCCCTGACCCTCACCGTCCTGAGCTCGATCATTGGCGTGATCGCCGGGGCCTTGCAGGGTTTCTACGGCGGCTGGGTCGACCTGGCCGGGCAGCGCTTCCTGGAGATCTGGTCCGGGCTGCCGGTGCTGTACCTGCTGATCATTCTTGCCAGCTTCGTGCAGCCCAACTTCTGGTGGCTGCTGGGGATCATGCTGCTGTTCTCCTGGATGAGCCTGGTGGACGTGGTGCGCGCCGAATTCCTGCGCGGGCGCAACCTGGAATACGTGCGCGCCGCCAGGGCCCTGGGCATGCAGAACGGCGCAATCATGTTCCGGCATATCCTGCCCAACGCCATGGTCTCGACCATGACCTTCATGCCGTTCATCCTCACCGGCGCCATCGGTACCCTGACCGCCCTGGACTTCCTCGGCTTTGGCCTGCCGGCCGGTTCGCCGTCGCTGGGGGAACTGGTGGCCCAGGGCAAATCCAATCTGCAAGCGCCGTGGTTGGGCATGAGTGCCTTCGCCGTGCTGGCGATCATGTTGAGCTTGCTGGTGTTTATCGGCGAGTCCGCTCGCGATGCCTTTGACCCGAGGAAATGA
- a CDS encoding ABC transporter ATP-binding protein — MNQDNLIEIRDLSVEFVTGEHHHRVVNNVSFDIKRGETIALVGESGSGKSVTAHSILRLLPYPLARHPSGTIHYAGQDLLTLKEKTIRHIRGNRIAMIFQEPMTSLNPLHNIEKQINEVLGLHKGLTGKVATRRTLELLELVGIPEPHKRLKALPHELSGGQRQRVMIAMALANEPELLIADEPTTALDVTVQLKILELLKELQARLGMALLLISHDLNLVRRIAHRVCVMQKGCIVEQADCETLFQSPRHPYTQELLAAEPSGGPAANEVGPPLLEVDDLKVWFPIKKGFLRNTVDYVKAVDGINFSLPQGQTLGIVGESGSGKSTLGLAILRLIGSKGGIRFEGQQLDQLTQQQVRPLRREMQVVFQDPFGSLSPRMCVSEIVGEGLRIHKMGTPAEQETAIIAALKEVGLDPESRHRYPHEFSGGQRQRIAIARALVLKPRLILLDEPTSALDRTVQRQVVELLRSLQAKYNLTYLFISHDLAVVKALSHQLMVVKQGQVVEQGDARAIFADPQHVYTRQLLKAAFLEPA; from the coding sequence ATGAATCAGGACAATCTGATCGAAATCCGCGACCTCAGCGTCGAGTTCGTCACAGGCGAGCATCACCATCGCGTGGTCAACAACGTCAGCTTCGATATCAAGCGCGGCGAAACCATTGCGCTGGTAGGTGAAAGCGGCTCGGGCAAATCGGTGACCGCGCACTCGATCCTGCGCTTGCTGCCCTACCCGTTGGCGCGGCATCCCTCCGGCACCATCCACTATGCCGGGCAAGACTTGCTGACGCTCAAGGAAAAAACCATCCGCCACATTCGCGGCAACCGCATCGCGATGATCTTCCAGGAGCCGATGACCTCGCTGAACCCGTTGCACAACATCGAGAAGCAGATCAACGAGGTGCTGGGCCTGCACAAGGGACTCACCGGCAAGGTTGCCACCCGCCGTACCCTGGAGTTGCTGGAACTGGTGGGCATTCCCGAGCCGCACAAGCGCCTCAAGGCCCTGCCCCACGAATTGTCCGGCGGCCAGCGCCAGCGGGTGATGATCGCCATGGCGTTGGCCAATGAGCCCGAATTGCTCATCGCCGACGAACCCACCACCGCGCTCGACGTGACAGTGCAGTTGAAGATCCTGGAATTGCTCAAGGAGTTGCAGGCGCGGCTGGGCATGGCGCTGCTGCTGATCAGCCATGACTTGAACCTGGTGCGGCGTATCGCCCATCGCGTGTGCGTGATGCAAAAGGGTTGCATCGTTGAGCAGGCCGACTGCGAGACGCTGTTCCAGTCGCCCCGGCACCCGTACACCCAGGAACTGTTGGCCGCCGAACCCAGCGGCGGGCCGGCGGCCAATGAAGTCGGGCCACCGCTGCTGGAGGTCGATGACCTGAAGGTGTGGTTCCCGATCAAGAAGGGCTTTTTGCGCAACACCGTCGATTACGTCAAGGCAGTGGACGGCATCAACTTCAGCCTGCCCCAGGGCCAAACCCTGGGCATCGTCGGCGAAAGCGGCTCGGGCAAATCCACCCTGGGCCTGGCGATCCTGCGCCTGATCGGCAGCAAGGGCGGTATTCGCTTCGAAGGCCAGCAACTGGACCAACTGACCCAGCAACAGGTGCGCCCGTTGCGCCGTGAAATGCAGGTGGTGTTCCAGGACCCGTTCGGCAGCCTGAGCCCGCGCATGTGCGTCAGCGAGATCGTCGGTGAAGGCCTGCGCATTCATAAAATGGGCACGCCGGCCGAGCAGGAAACCGCGATCATCGCAGCGCTCAAGGAAGTGGGCCTCGACCCGGAATCCCGGCACCGCTACCCCCACGAATTCTCCGGCGGCCAGCGCCAGCGCATCGCCATCGCCCGCGCGCTGGTGCTCAAGCCACGTCTGATCCTGCTCGACGAACCCACCTCGGCCCTGGACCGCACAGTGCAACGCCAGGTGGTGGAACTGCTGCGCAGCTTGCAGGCCAAGTACAACCTGACTTATCTGTTTATCAGCCATGACCTGGCGGTGGTAAAGGCGCTGAGCCACCAGTTGATGGTGGTCAAACAAGGGCAGGTGGTGGAGCAAGGTGATGCCCGGGCAATTTTTGCCGATCCGCAGCATGTTTATACTCGGCAATTGCTGAAAGCGGCTTTCCTGGAGCCGGCGTGA
- a CDS encoding AraC family transcriptional regulator, with translation MTASTAPLFWRDPALPFIEARTIVDGRKVTYTRHAHEHFSIGAITAGRSYYHYGADRFQISAGTVVLMNPGDVHACNPIDNEPWSYHMLYLDTPWLTDLQHQLGFSTEQGYRPFGTPYTQDTVLYDGLLELYRILVDEQAEHLQKQSALVSYFTEVQQRLNPSDTPMREVNHKLERAAQYIREHCTQALKLEDICLAAGLSPSYLIRAFKQYYGLTPHAFLVNQRIQFARTQLRQGELIADVALAAGFADQAHFQRTFKQHVAATPGQYRERLTPSANNPHWPPATRPSNG, from the coding sequence ATGACCGCGTCTACCGCTCCGCTGTTCTGGCGGGATCCCGCGCTGCCGTTCATCGAAGCGCGGACCATTGTCGACGGACGCAAGGTGACTTACACCCGCCACGCTCACGAGCATTTTTCCATCGGTGCGATCACCGCCGGCAGAAGCTATTACCACTACGGCGCGGACAGGTTCCAGATCAGCGCCGGTACGGTGGTGTTGATGAACCCAGGCGACGTGCACGCCTGCAATCCCATCGACAATGAGCCATGGTCCTACCACATGCTGTACCTCGACACGCCCTGGCTGACGGACTTGCAGCACCAGCTGGGTTTCAGCACTGAGCAGGGTTACCGGCCATTCGGCACGCCCTACACGCAGGACACGGTGCTGTACGACGGCCTGCTGGAGCTGTATCGGATACTGGTGGATGAACAGGCCGAGCACCTGCAAAAACAGAGTGCGCTGGTGAGTTACTTCACCGAGGTGCAGCAGCGCCTGAACCCCTCCGACACCCCGATGCGCGAGGTCAACCACAAGCTGGAGCGCGCCGCGCAGTACATCCGCGAGCACTGCACCCAGGCGCTGAAACTCGAAGACATCTGCCTGGCCGCCGGGCTGTCGCCGTCGTACCTGATCCGCGCGTTCAAGCAATATTACGGGCTCACGCCGCATGCGTTCCTGGTCAACCAGCGTATCCAGTTTGCCCGCACGCAATTGCGCCAGGGCGAACTGATCGCCGATGTGGCCCTGGCCGCAGGTTTCGCCGACCAGGCGCACTTCCAACGCACCTTCAAACAACATGTTGCCGCCACGCCGGGGCAATACCGCGAACGGCTCACGCCATCAGCAAATAACCCACACTGGCCACCAGCAACGCGGCCATCGAACGGTTGA
- a CDS encoding LysE family translocator, translating into MSLTISMAAFALATSITPGPVNVVALSSGARFGFVASQKHVFGAAVGFTLLLVLIGLGLHEVLVRWPLLTQLIQWGGVAFLLYMAWKLAADDGRLDAEGTATAPSMLYGAIMQWLNPKAWLACVAGMGLFVAEGDAAQVWLFAAIYLVICYLSVACWAYAGTFLRRYLSNPRGVRLFNRSMAALLVASVGYLLMA; encoded by the coding sequence ATGAGCCTGACCATTTCCATGGCGGCCTTCGCGCTGGCCACGTCCATCACACCGGGCCCGGTCAATGTGGTGGCGCTGAGCTCGGGGGCGCGCTTCGGCTTCGTTGCCAGCCAGAAACACGTGTTCGGTGCCGCCGTGGGCTTTACGTTGCTGCTGGTGCTGATTGGCCTGGGCTTGCATGAAGTGCTGGTGCGCTGGCCATTATTGACCCAGTTGATTCAGTGGGGCGGCGTGGCCTTCCTGCTGTACATGGCCTGGAAACTGGCAGCGGACGACGGCCGACTGGATGCCGAGGGTACGGCCACCGCGCCATCGATGCTCTACGGCGCGATCATGCAGTGGCTCAACCCCAAGGCGTGGCTGGCCTGCGTGGCGGGCATGGGGTTGTTTGTCGCGGAAGGCGACGCCGCACAAGTGTGGCTGTTCGCGGCGATCTACCTGGTGATCTGCTACCTGTCGGTGGCCTGCTGGGCCTATGCCGGCACGTTCCTGCGCCGCTACCTGAGCAACCCGCGTGGCGTGCGGCTGTTCAACCGTTCGATGGCCGCGTTGCTGGTGGCCAGTGTGGGTTATTTGCTGATGGCGTGA
- a CDS encoding NAD(P)/FAD-dependent oxidoreductase yields MMYDVIIVGGSYAGLSAGLQLARARRQVLVIDAGQRRNRFAATSHGFLGQDGQAPEIIAAAGRSQLMEYPTVTWLQDSVVQTAEQAPGFSVRTEHNGTLQGKRLILATGVVDDLPAIDGLKERWGKRVFHCPYCHGYELDSGRIGVLATSSLAMHHALMLPDWGTTTLFTNGVFIPDTEQQAQLDRRGVSVQSGAVRRISGERVDLELDDGRVFNLDGIFTMSRTRISPLAEQLGCALADGPTGAYLHTDDMRQTSVPGVFACGDTSLAAGSVALAVAEGVRAGVGAHVSLING; encoded by the coding sequence ATGATGTACGACGTGATTATCGTGGGCGGCAGCTACGCCGGCCTGTCGGCTGGCCTGCAATTGGCACGGGCGCGACGCCAGGTGCTGGTGATCGATGCGGGGCAGCGGCGCAACCGCTTTGCGGCTACGTCCCACGGCTTTCTTGGCCAGGACGGCCAGGCGCCGGAGATTATCGCCGCAGCAGGGCGTAGCCAACTGATGGAATATCCAACGGTCACCTGGTTGCAAGACAGCGTCGTGCAGACGGCTGAACAGGCGCCGGGTTTCAGCGTTCGCACCGAACATAACGGGACGTTGCAGGGCAAGCGCTTGATTCTCGCCACGGGTGTGGTCGACGACTTGCCGGCCATCGACGGCCTCAAGGAGCGTTGGGGCAAGCGGGTGTTCCATTGCCCGTACTGCCACGGCTACGAGCTGGACAGTGGCCGCATCGGGGTCCTGGCGACGTCATCCCTGGCCATGCACCACGCATTGATGCTGCCGGACTGGGGCACCACCACGTTGTTCACCAATGGCGTGTTCATACCCGATACCGAGCAACAGGCGCAGTTGGACCGACGTGGCGTGAGCGTGCAAAGCGGTGCCGTACGGCGCATCAGCGGTGAGCGCGTCGACCTGGAATTGGACGATGGCCGGGTGTTCAACCTCGACGGTATCTTCACCATGTCCCGCACCCGCATCAGCCCATTGGCCGAGCAACTGGGCTGCGCGCTGGCCGACGGGCCCACCGGCGCTTATCTGCACACCGATGACATGCGCCAGACCTCCGTGCCCGGCGTGTTTGCCTGTGGCGATACTTCCCTCGCCGCCGGCTCCGTCGCGCTGGCTGTGGCCGAGGGCGTGCGCGCCGGGGTGGGCGCACACGTTTCGTTGATCAACGGTTAG
- a CDS encoding Rrf2 family transcriptional regulator — protein MRNDTRLSRMLHVLIHMGRHEERATSETIAQMLGTNPVVVRRTLGLLKEKGYVRSEKGHQGGWRLGKPLSEITLLEIHNALGTPSIFAIGLSTDHPQCLVEQAVNAALTDAFEQAQTLLLERLGEVTLAQLAEDFDERYRVAMLP, from the coding sequence ATGAGAAACGACACGCGCCTTTCGCGCATGCTCCATGTGCTGATCCATATGGGTCGCCACGAAGAACGCGCGACGTCCGAGACCATCGCGCAGATGCTCGGCACCAACCCGGTGGTAGTGCGGCGCACGCTCGGGCTGCTCAAGGAGAAAGGTTACGTACGCTCGGAAAAGGGCCATCAAGGCGGTTGGCGCCTGGGCAAACCGTTGAGTGAAATCACCTTGCTGGAAATTCACAACGCGCTGGGCACGCCCTCGATATTCGCCATCGGCCTGTCCACCGACCACCCGCAGTGCCTGGTGGAGCAGGCGGTGAACGCCGCGCTCACGGATGCGTTCGAGCAAGCCCAGACGCTGCTGCTGGAGCGCCTGGGCGAGGTCACGTTGGCACAGTTGGCCGAGGATTTTGACGAGCGCTATCGCGTCGCGATGCTGCCCTAG
- a CDS encoding ribonuclease T2 family protein codes for MKYSIALWLMLATSAMAAARSQGTPGEFDFYVLSLSWSPTFCLTHPDNEQCSGKGYGFVLHGLWPQYARGGWPASCSPQSRLSREDIEKGAALFPTRSLLRHEWAKHGTCSGLEPSDYLEKTDEALGVVNIPQQLQPFNTPPSLPAHEIEALFRESNPRMGNHGLAVICKGKVLSEVRVCLTKDLAFAGCPRSVKTQCRDGDIRIPAQR; via the coding sequence ATGAAATACTCGATAGCGTTGTGGCTGATGCTGGCCACCAGCGCAATGGCAGCTGCGCGCAGCCAAGGCACGCCTGGGGAATTCGATTTTTACGTGTTGTCGTTGTCATGGTCACCGACGTTCTGCCTGACTCATCCGGACAATGAGCAGTGTTCGGGCAAGGGCTACGGCTTTGTCTTGCACGGCTTGTGGCCGCAATACGCGCGGGGAGGGTGGCCGGCTTCGTGCTCGCCGCAGTCGCGGTTAAGCCGCGAAGACATCGAAAAAGGCGCTGCACTGTTCCCGACCCGTTCGCTGCTCAGGCACGAATGGGCCAAGCATGGCACCTGCAGTGGCCTGGAGCCGTCGGACTACCTGGAAAAAACCGACGAGGCGCTCGGTGTCGTGAACATTCCGCAGCAACTGCAGCCGTTCAACACGCCGCCCTCGTTGCCAGCCCATGAGATAGAGGCGTTGTTCCGCGAGAGCAACCCGCGCATGGGCAATCATGGCCTGGCGGTGATCTGCAAAGGCAAGGTGCTGTCGGAAGTGCGCGTATGCCTGACCAAGGACCTGGCGTTCGCCGGCTGCCCGCGCAGCGTGAAAACCCAGTGCCGTGACGGCGATATCCGCATTCCCGCGCAACGCTAG